TCGGGAACTTTAAGATTTTGTAGGACTTTAAGAaatctttctttctcttctttagaCATGGTGTATGCAGCTGGAGGCAAATAGTCGTTAACAGGACTTGGATGAGATTGAGGCCAAAGATGAGGTTTTATGTTAAGTTTTTTAAGGGCCAATCTAGCATTCTTATCATCTCTACTCTTGCTCATATCTAAAAGAGTTCCTAAGAAATTGTCACAAACATTCTTCTCAATGTGCATAACATCCAAGTTGTGTCTAAGAGGATTATGTTCCCAATATTCTAATTCAAAAAGCTTACTTTTCTTTTTCCACAGAACAGGATTAGACTCGTCCTCGTcattatcatcattatcatcatcatcaagttCATCATCTTCTAGTCTCCCTCTTTTTTTCGGAACAACTTTTGACTTTCCAAACACATACTTAACTCTTTCTTGTTGCTTCAAAACTTCTGACCCGCTTACACGAACCGGAGCAAGACCATGTTTCTCTGTCCCATCAAATAAATTTGCTTGAGAAAGATAAGGATGGTCAATTGGTAACCATTTTCGACATCCAGGGTAGACAACTTTACCACCAAAGCTATACGCATAAGTAGAATCGGCAAATGAAGGGCAAGCTTTATAACCTCTTGTACTCCAACCCGACAACATAGCATATGCTGGAAAGTCATTTATAGTAGAGTGTAAGGGTGCTCGCATCTTGAAATTTTTTCCGCTATAAGCATCAAATGCATCTACACCTTCCCACAACAATTTTAACTCATGGATTAGTGGTTGCAAGTACACATCAATATTCATACCAGGACCCTGTTTCCCCGGAATAAGTAAAGACAAAATGAATGATGTCGACTTCATACAAAGCCACGGTGGCAAATTATTAGGAATCATGATCACCGGCCATGTACTGTAACTAGTATTCATCAAACGATATGGATTAAAGCCATTACTTGCTAGACCCAGTCTAACACTACGAGGATCTTTGGCGAATTCCTCGTATCTTTTATCAAACAATTTCCAAGCTTCACCATCCGCCGGGTGACTTATGATATTTCCATCTTTATGGTCAAAATGCCATCTCATATCTTCTGCTGTTTTAGATGACATGTAAATCCTCTTTAGTCTTGGGATCAGAGGAAAGTACCGCATCACTTTAGCTGCAACACCCTTCTTACATGCTTCTTTATCTTTCTCTCTTACATCACCCTCCTTTTCTTTCATATTCTTCCACCTTGATGTGTGGCAGATATGACACTCAGTTTTTTCTGCAAATTCACCCCAGTATAACATGCAATCATTTGGACATGCATGGATTTTCTCGTAACCCAATCCCAAATCATTCATTATCTTCATGCCTTCATAATACGACGATGGAAACTACTTAATATTAGGAAATGCGTCTAATAGAAGCTCAAGCAACTTATTAAATAATGCGGCAGACCAATGGAACATACACTTGAGGTGAAACAAGTGCAATAGAAACGACAGCTTTGAGAAAGTTGTACTCCCCTCATATAGGCCCTCATCAGAAGCTTCCCTAAGTCGTTTATACTTCGCTTCTTCTTCATTGGTGTTGGTTGATGGAAATTCATCATCTTCCTCACAATCAAAATTTAACTCTTCATGCATGTCATACGAATATTCATCTTCAAAATCAGCTTCGCTTAATGATGGGTCTTGGGGTTCATTGGTGGGTTGTGGACTATTGTCAACCTTAAAAGCTGCTCTTAGTAACCCATTTATATCATCTCGACCAACTACATTTTCTTGATCATTAGGGATCTCTAAGGTATTACTCTCTTCAACTCTACGATGGAAAATCCATTGCCTATAATTCTTATAAAAACCGTTAAATAAAATGTGTCCTCCTACCTCTCCTAAGTCAAACCATTTATTTAACTTGCATTTATTACACGGGCATCGAGTTTTTCCCTTTAGAAGAGTCTCCTTTGCAACCTCTAAAAATTCCATGCAACCGTTATAATAACGAGTATCCCCTTTTCGTAAGTCAATCCAACTAGTATCCATgtctaagaaaaaaaaaaaactataattataaataaacaCACTTATAGAAAACAAAGAACCATTAAACCACACTAATTAATCTGCAAATAGTTAACATCGCATTCTCGTTTAGTTTTTTGGGTGATCAGTACATAATACTTCTCTTATTTTCTCATAACACATAAAGAACATACAAAACAAAAGTTTGTTTTTGTATCCAAGGAGTAGAGGTAACAAATGACAATCAAGGACTTTATCTTAATAAATCTCCGAATGTATTAACCatggtttttttattttgcaactaTTATCTCTACATTTTTTAAGTAGTTTTTCCATTCATGATTAAGGTTGCAATGCTGAGATGGCTCAAGTTCGAATCCCGCCCTTTGTAACTTattttttagttttgtttttaaTGAAAAGGTTGATGACAGCTGTACtgcatttataattttttactttttataaaaatcaGAAATACTTAATTTTACTGTACTCCATTTATACAAGcagttttatatttttataaaaaatcagAAACACTTAATTCTCCACTAAACATATTACTCCTTATTAATTAGCCGTACTATGTTTTGGTCCAAAGACTTATATATGAAGATCTTATATACGAAGTAGTATAATTTCTTACCAAATGGTTACTCAACATGATTAAATAGTTACATTATTCTAcatttctactattaattataaTCTACAATCAAATACGAATTAGTTATATTTtctaatcaaatagttatagTTTCTAGTCAAACAATATTTTTTCCTAATGCTAACATCATCGGTTTTATGGGTATATATAACTTTATACGGAGTAAAAAAAAACCCGGACTAAAGGCTAATCCTAGCTAACAAACTGATTTTTTCCTAATCCTAACAAACTGATTTTTTCCTAATCCTAACAAACTGATTTTTTCCTAACCCTAACAAACTGATTTTTTCCTAATCATAACAAACTGATTTTTTCCTAATCCTAACAAACTGATTTTTTGTCTTTGTATAAAATGGTTTTATTTTTGGTTGTTTCGCATTATACAGCACCAACAGTTGATCTAAGTTGGTTGGTTTCCCATTTCAAAGCACGGTAAATCTTATGAATTTGATTACGTCATTTTATCCAGGAGAAATTGATCTGCAATACTATTCACGGCTCCAAACTAGATATGACTTTTGTGGTCAAACCTTATCAGctttaaaatgttatttttattaaacaacTTTAAACATTTTCGTTGATCACGACCTAAAACTTAGAAAATAACTCTATGCATATGTATAATATAAGATACTAGTAACCTAGTGGTGAATCCAAGAAACTTGCGTGCATTATATATTTTGTGAACGATATGGTAGATTGGTAGTGAAATTCATAAAAGAAGGGGTTATTTTGAATATTTGATGGTTAAGTGTGGGAAGAATTTTATATGGGTTCCCAAAGACTAGACCTTATGAACTTCATGTTTCCAATGTGTGTACTATATACCAACCTGCTTGGCTGCTTGAAATCAATATGATAAGTTGGGAgttgattaaatttattattaccTAACTGTAAACTAAAGGGTGGATCTGCCACAAGATAATACTGATTATTCTGGAATTGGGTTGTTAGTTTAATTCATTACTGAGTTGAAACTAGGGTATTGTACCAAAATTTACGACTCTTGAGTCTGTGAACTGTTATGCATGTGCTATGTTCTGCAGAATGGCTTAACAAACTTttgttttcttcctttttcacTATAAATTTTGCTGGGAAATAGTTTCAGATGAAAGGAAGTTCTCGAAGGAGTACATGTCAAATAGAAGGCCAGTAACTGAGcaggagaaagagcaagctgTGCAGAGGGCAAATCAGATACAGACTGAAAATAGCTTCATTGCAATAATGCGACCTACTAGTGTTGACAATAGGTTTTTTTTGGTAATGATTATCGGCAATACTACATTTTTTCAGTTTTCAGTTTCTAGCATATGTCTTGACTATTCTTTTTTGCAGAACGTTCCTGCAAAGTGGATGCAGCAGCATCTTCCCTACCGAAACCAAAAAGGTACCCTTATCAGctttaaaatgttatttttattaaacaacTTTAAACATTTTCGTTGATCAAGACCTAAAACTTAGAAAATAACTCTATGCATACGTTTACTGGGATTAATCTAGAATGAGTTTGTTTTAAGTACATTTTCTGATAGTGTTTATCTTTTTTACATGTAGACTTACCAATTTAGGCTATGCTAGTTGCTTAGTTCCTTTTGTTCCACTTTATTACTTAATTCAGGTTTTAAAAAATCATATTAGATCAGAAGTGAGTCATATAGAAGGatcaaaaattaaatattagCTTGAACTAAACATAGTCTTATccctaaataataaattctcaTTCAGAAGCGTGTTTTATAACTCAAGGTGTGTTTCCTGTTGACAGTGTTGCTAGCTTTTATGGCATCAATTCTAATCCCTCAGCCGCAAAATATACCCGACCCACCACCTTCACCTAGTCCTGCTCCACCAAGAACTACATAACACTAGAACAACTACTACCAGCCTAGACAATTGCATAATATAAAAGAGAATTGAAAATATCAATCACATAGCAATCAAACACGAAAATTCTACATAATCACATAGCAATCAAACTGAAAATATCAAAGAGAattgaaaaaaaggaaaacacaaatgGACAAGATAACATGTATTAGTCGTTTATGGGGTACCTTGAAAATTCCAACACAAAGCCGCGAAATCGAATGTGAATTGAAGAAGCTCTAATGGTGTTCTCCGCAACTGTGACTCGTGGAAACCATGAGAAAGATaaagaatttaataaaaaaaataaaattatcaaattgagcaaaagagaagaaagaaaaaacaaaagcaaaagaaaccagAAACCAGAAACGTAGGAGGTGACGAACCTGAAGGAATTGGCGAAGAGGTGGTGAATTGACGAGAAGATTGAATTTTGTTGTGTTTAAATCGATCAGTTTAGGGTTTCTGTTGGGAGAGTGGTAGTAGTGGGTCGAGTTGGGCGGTTAACATGGAATTAGAAGATCTGAAATTTTCAGCGGGCTTATGTACAGGGCACGTGATTTTTGGACGATGTGCACATGTAATATGGACGCTGTACGTAGCCAATGAAATCTCGACGCCAACAGGCGTCCAAAAAAcacggaattttttttttggccccTGACGCGCTACTGCTTGCGTCGAGGATATGGCGTCCAAATATAGCatgttttgtagtagtgaatattgatattatttatttgactttgctcatgatttaactattccttatattagatagatcgagacatgatctagatagatcggttatgatctatacatataagttctgatctggatataatctgtacagatcaattctgatctggacataattTGTACAGATGTGTTCTGTTTGGACATgattagttctgatctggacatgatctgtacagttcagttctgatccggacatgatctgtacagaccagttctgatatggacatgatcagtacagaccagttctgatctggacataatttgtacagatcagttctgatctagacatgatttgtacacaccaattctgatctggacatgatctgtatagaccagttctgatctggacatgagctgtacagttcagttctgatctggacatgatttgtagaGATCaggtctgatctggacatgatctgtacacaTCATTTCTGATCTAGACATCATATGTACATATCATTTCTGATATGGTCATGATCTGCACAGACTAGTTCTGATCTTGTCATGATCACTATTaatcaattctgatatggacatgatctttgccGATCAATTCcgatctgaacataatctgtacagagtcgatatcgagaccagttataatctggacatatcgattctgatcgtgacatgatctgtacaaatcggttatgatctgaacatattgatTATGTAAGAATtggttctgatgtagacaagatctttgcaaatttgtacatgatctggacatgatctgtacagatcagttatggtctagatatatactccgtaatagttttgatctataaaaatcagttttgatatggacatgacctgatcatatcgtttctgatctggacttaatggttttaatttggacatgatgaatttgaatgttttgttaatgtttttttatgccttaagtaatagattttaattgctCCGACAACaaaattcttttttattaaagcaataatagtaataaatattaaatataataacactgatataaataataataataatcatcatcATAATAATTTGGTCTGATCTGacctgatctggtctgatctgatccgatctgatctgatctgatctgatttgatctgatctgatctggtctggtctgatctgatctgatctgatctgaacttattttttctgatctgatctgattaaatctgaaataagtaataaggtcctgaaataaggtgaactaaacagggccttaatACTCGTctcgtttctataaatgacatacttttactaatattatataaTTTCTCTCACTTCATCATGGACTCACATATATGCATTCTtactaaaaaaacattaaaaaagaaaatcaaccCCACCCCATCCCAACCCCTGCATTTGACACATTtttcactaactatattaaaaaaatacctcaaTATCAACTATTACCTAATAaactaataagtcaattaaattgcctAAAACTATGTGCTGGTCAAACCGCAACGAGTATTAAGGGTCGTATGGGAGTAATTGGAATTGGGGACTAAGACatgtcaaaaaaggaaagtgtgtctctttttaaaatatggttgtttaaggaaagtgtatctctttttaaaatacggaaggaGTACAAAATAACCTTTTTGTTTAGGTTATGTTTTCTTCAGGTTTTTCTTATGCCACTTTGTtttcacgcttgtcaatgcatatcttgaacaattaatatatttaattaccgATAAgtaaaattgtaaaaaaaattgattttcgcAAAatacattaagacgaatctaacaagatcccacataaaTATGTTTTTTCCTAACTTATAGATCATCAAAAATAAACAAGGTAGACTATGTGAATATTGCAAAAAACAAAGCGTTGCAACTATTTTGAAGCGGAGAAAGTATTTGTTTAGGTCATGTTTTCTTCACGTTAttcttatgattttttttacgggcgatgcacgggtttttatttttaaaaaatccgaATTACTAAATATGATATACTCCGTATACATTAATGTCTTTTGGCAAATATCCTACCCCCTCCGTCTCAAATTACTCGTCATAATtatctttgcacaaagttttaggtcataaatggttgtttggttatcaatttttattttattgaaaaagtatatgtgataggagttagtggggtgtttttttaattaatgagagagggtgtgggggcAAAAAAatatagtgggaagagagagacaatataataattatgaggtcattcctaatttagaagtgtaacaactaatatgggacggacgaaaaaggaaagtgtaacaagtaatctgggacggaggaagtagctAGTTTGATTTCTAAGCATGGCCtaacaatatatataaaatcatGCTACTCCATAGTTTAGTCCTAATTGAATTCTTcttgaattatatttttattttttaagtacgaTAAATACGTAGTATATATCTTTATTCTAACAATATATATAAAGTATACTACTCCAAAGTTCAGTCCTAATTGATTTTTCCTTGAaattaactttttatttttaaatatgataAATACGTAGTATATATCTTTATCTTATCATGAGACATTAAGTTTATCTTTCGAATAAACATATCTGTTATATCTTATTATGAACTCATTTTatcttttttaattaatttaaaatatattaataattacttTGTGACTGGACATTCTTACGTGGACGCATTTAATGCTTATATATATATGGGAGAGATCTGGtaagaacacctccttatgtaagAACACCTATATCAATAAGAACACTTCCACACTCTCAATCTTCTAATTTATTCAAAcattttctaattttgtttaaccatggtttagttaaaataattcaacagttctaaatttgttcaaccatgttctaaatttattgaaccctattctaaatttagaacatgagaacaTAGTCAATACATATACATGtatatacatgttctaaattttcaagctcatttctaaatttattcaatcatATTCTAAATCTATTCAACGacattctaaatttgttcaaccatgttctaaatttagaacatgagaagCTAgtaaacacatatacatatatacatgttctaaaatttcaagctcatgttctaaattaattcaagcatgttctaaaattattaaacatgttataaatttattcaaccatgttctatatttactcaagcatgttctaaatccattcaagcatgttcaaaatttattcatgctttctaaatttatccaagcatattctaactttattcaaccgtgtttcaaaacttattcaagcatgttctaaattt
This sequence is a window from Spinacia oleracea cultivar Varoflay chromosome 1, BTI_SOV_V1, whole genome shotgun sequence. Protein-coding genes within it:
- the LOC110803251 gene encoding uncharacterized protein, with amino-acid sequence MDTSWIDLRKGDTRYYNGCMEFLEVAKETLLKGKTRCPCNKCKLNKWFDLGEVGGHILFNGFYKNYRQWIFHRRVEESNTLEIPNDQENVVGRDDINGLLRAAFKVDNSPQPTNEPQDPSLSEADFEDEYSYDMHEELNFDCEEDDEFPSTNTNEEEAKYKRLREASDEGLYEGSTTFSKLSFLLHLFHLKCMKIMNDLGLGYEKIHACPNDCMLYWGEFAEKTECHICHTSRWKNMKEKEGDVREKDKEACKKGVAAKVMRYFPLIPRLKRIYMSSKTAEDMRWHFDHKDGNIISHPADGEAWKLFDKRYEEFAKDPRSVRLGLASNGFNPYRLMNTSYSTWPVIMIPNNLPPWLCMKSTSFILSLLIPGKQGPGMNIDVYLQPLIHELKLLWEGVDAFDAYSGKNFKMRAPLHSTINDFPAYAMLSGWSTRGYKACPSFADSTYAYSFGGKVVYPGCRKWLPIDHPYLSQANLFDGTEKHGLAPVRVSGSEVLKQQERVKYVFGKSKVVPKKRGRLEDDELDDDDNDDNDEDESNPVLWKKKSKLFELEYWEHNPLRHNLDVMHIEKNVCDNFLGTLLDMSKSRDDKNARLALKKLNIKPHLWPQSHPSPVNDYLPPAAYTMSKEEKERFLKVLQNLKVPDGCGSNLQRCVNLKQRKLINLKSHDNHMLMQDILPVALRASNATKVIDVLDELSYFFKNICSTSIERGELDTIQSNLVLTLCKMEKEFLPTFFTIMVHLLIHLVDEDKLGGPVHYRWMYPIERYLAFLKSHVSNKAQPEGSIAEGYLLWETIAFCLRYLESVETVFNRPKRNEDGVPDINNYLYDSAGRAYNLDDSTKEGKLRKALAYGLSNRGKRMKSVIINGYKFDTVDRERSRKTQNSGIMVEDDGQEYYRKLKEILELDYYGSFKVLMFRCDWVDVRRGVKTYSSGRVRVNFSKLMHTGWHHVIKTKPRDLFDIPDDDDDDELLNDSCQLAVCESLESEDYLSAIATQDDISCCLDLCDQVVILSWEIFPHMICLSYNDGSCYLDLLDNVVAYYFKNRKSLVMISYPALLRP